In Mangifera indica cultivar Alphonso chromosome 1, CATAS_Mindica_2.1, whole genome shotgun sequence, a single genomic region encodes these proteins:
- the LOC123214621 gene encoding pentatricopeptide repeat-containing protein At4g02750-like, translated as MCYFHRICLQRILLPSSTSTLQIGSAHQSAAILRKPFLSQELYASNVKIGELSRVGNLQAARKLFDKMTTKDVVSWNAIITAHWQNGLLQESKNLFQIMPVKNIVSWNSMIAGCIENERIDEALDYFRAMPKKNTASYNAMISGFVKYGRIEEASRLFEEMLRKNVISYTAMIDGYMKIGEVDKARELFDQMQCKNSVSWNVMISGYVENGRFQEARELFEGMPESNKNVIVVTAVIMGYCKEGMVENARLLFERIQNKDLVSFNAMINGYAQNGAGEKALSLYSKMLGMGLQPDQATLVSVFTACSAFASLKEGRQTHVVVIRNGFVTNVSVCNALIMMYSKCGCILESESAFRQIHTPDIVSWNSIIAAFAQHGLYEKALNFFSQMTMNDFEPDWITFLSLLSACGHAGKVKESTDLFELMVKDYGIVPRSEHYACLVDILSRAGQLEKACKVIKFMPFKPDIGVWSSLLAACNMYLNVELAELAAKKIRDLDPHNSGPYVMLSNIYAAAGMWREVTRVRILMKDQQVKKQQAYSWMEIDNKMHFFLGGDISHPDTDKIYLEIKRVSLHLKSMVDIAEIVSS; from the exons ATGTGTTACTTCCATCGAATATGTCTCCAACGCATTTTATTACCCTCCTCTACCTCTACACTTCAAATCGGCTCAGCCCATCAGTCCGCCGCCATATTAAGGAAGCCCTTTTTATCCCAAGAGTTATATGCAAGCAATGTCAAAATCGGCGAGCTGTCACGTGTGGGTAATTTACAAGCCGCTCGCAAACTGTTCGATAAAATGACAACGAAAGACGTTGTCTCATGGAATGCTATTATCACTGCCCACTGGCAGAATGGGCTTCTCCAAGAATCCaaaaatttgtttcaaataaTGCCAGTGAAGAATATAGTCTCCTGGAATAGCATGATCGCTGGCTGCATTGAGAATGAGAGGATTGACGAGGCTCTTGACTACTTTCGAGCCATGCCCAAGAAAAATACCGCCTCATATAATGCAATGATATCAGGTTTTGTAAAATATGGTCGCATAGAGGAAGCTAGTCGGCTCTTTGAAGAAATGCTTAGGAAGAATGTTATTTCTTACACTGCAATGATTGATGGGTATATGAAGATAGGGGAGGTTGATAAGGCAAGGGAATTGTTTGATCAAATGCAGTGTAAAAATTCTGTTTCTTGGAATGTGATGATTAGCGGATATGTGGAGAATGGCAGGTTTCAGGAAGCTAGAGAATTGTTTGAAGGGATGCCAGAGAGcaataaaaatgttatagtGGTTACGGCTGTGATTATGGGGTACTGTAAGGAGGGGATGGTGGAAAATGCTAGACTTTTGTTTGAAAGAATCCAGAATAAAGATCTTGTGTCTTTTAACGCAATGATAAACG GGTATGCACAAAATGGTGCTGGTGAGAAAGCATTGAGCTTATATTCAAAGATGCTTGGGATGGGCCTGCAACCAGATCAGGCAACCCTTGTTTCAGTATTCACTGCCTGTTCTGCTTTTGCATCTCTTAAAGAAGGGAGACAAACTCATGTAGTTGTCATAAGAAATGGGTTTGTTACAAATGTGTCTGTATGTAATGCTTTGATTATGATGTACAGCAAATGTGGTTGTATCCTTGAGTCTGAGTCAGCTTTTAGACAAATACACACTCCAGATATTGTTTCGTGGAATAGTATTATTGCAGCATTTGCACAGCACGGACTCTATGAGAAAGCTCTTAATTTTTTCAGCCAGATGACTATGAATGACTTTGAACCAGATTGGATTACTTTTCTTAGTTTGTTGTCTGCATGTGGACATGCAGGGAAGGTGAAAGAGAGCACagatttgtttgaattgatgGTAAAAGATTATGGAATCGTCCCCAGGTCTGAACACTATGCTTGTTTGGTTGATATATTGAGTCGAGCTGGGCAGTTGGAGAAGGCATGTAAGGTTATTAAATTTATGCCATTTAAACCTGATATTGGGGTCTGGAGCTCTCTTCTCGCTGCTTGTAACATGTATCTGAATGTGGAATTAGCAGAATTAGCAGCCAagaaaattagggatttggatCCTCATAACTCAGGGCCTTATGTTATGCTGTCCAACATATATGCGGCAGCTGGAATGTGGAGAGAAGTTACTAGAGTGAGGATCCTAATGAAAGACCAACAAGTTAAGAAGCAACAAGCTTATAGCTGGATGGAAATCGATAATAAAATGCATTTTTTCTTAGGAGGGGATATATCTCATCCAGATACTGATAAGATTTATTTGGAAATTAAGAGGGTCAGTCTACATTTGAAGTCTATGGTTGATATTGCAGAAATCGTTTCATCATGA